The Marinomonas sp. CT5 genome contains the following window.
CACTCTCTAATGTCATGTCCAGTTCTCCATAAATTTTAACAATTACCCAGCAACACCACAGCCAGCTAAAACCATTTTAGTAATAAATTGTTTAGCCTCTTCATAATCACTTTCTTCCAGCTCATCTTTCTGCAGCATGATTTTCACTTGAGCGTCAAAGTCCGCATACGTCTGAGTCATCGCCCAAATACTAATAAACAAGTGTTCGGTTGATACTGGTTCCATTAATCCCTTATCGACCCATACCTGTATAGTCGCTTTTTCTCGACTGAGCTCAGTCACAAACAGATTTCTTAGGTAATCTAGAACAAACTTTTCTTCTCCAATTAACGCCATCGCAAAAATCTTTGACGCATTCTTATTGG
Protein-coding sequences here:
- a CDS encoding TetR/AcrR family transcriptional regulator; its protein translation is MTEVKRPKDQLKAHIRAQNQTLILETSERVFARQGLAKTTTQMIADEAGLPKANVHYYYRSKKDLLEAVLERILRLWLDSVSEFNVEEGPKHNLTRYISEKIDQSRTNKNASKIFAMALIGEEKFVLDYLRNLFVTELSREKATIQVWVDKGLMEPVSTEHLFISIWAMTQTYADFDAQVKIMLQKDELEESDYEEAKQFITKMVLAGCGVAG